A single genomic interval of Mesoplodon densirostris isolate mMesDen1 chromosome 8, mMesDen1 primary haplotype, whole genome shotgun sequence harbors:
- the LOC132495477 gene encoding DBIRD complex subunit ZNF326-like, which translates to MDLEDDYTHSACRNTYQTFNGMDRDYGPGSYGGMDCNYGHGSCGGQRSMDSYLNQSYGMDSHSGGGGGSR; encoded by the coding sequence ATGGACTTAGAGGACGATTACACACACTCTGCTTGCAGAAATACTTATCAGACCTTTAATGGAATGGATCGTGATTATGGCCCCGGATCTTATGGAGGGATGGATTGTAACTATGGCCATGGATCCTGTGGGGGTCAAAGATCCATGGACTCCTACCTAAACCAGTCATATGGCATGGACAGtcacagtggtggtggtgggggtagCAGGTAA
- the CMKLR2 gene encoding chemerin-like receptor 2: MEDLEETLFEDFENYSYALEYYSPETDLEEKAHLGVIHWVSLVLYCLAFVLGIPGNAVVIWCTGFKWKKTVTTLWFLNLAIADFIFLLFLPLYISYVAMNFHWPFGIWLCKANSFIAQLNMFASVFFLTVISLDRYIYLIHPVLSHRYRTLRNSLIVIIVVWLLASLMGGPALFFRDTLEFSNHTLCYNNFHEHDPDLTLMRHHILTWVKVTVGYIFPLLTMSICYLCLIFKVKKRSILISSKHFWTILAVVTAFLICWTPYHLFSIWELTIHHNSYFHQVLQAGIPLSTGLAFLNSCLNPILYVLISKKFQARFRASVAEILKYTLWEVSCSGTVSEQLRNSETKNLCLLETAQ; encoded by the coding sequence ATGGAAGATCTAGAGGAAACATTATTTGAAGACTTTGAGAACTACTCCTATGCCCTGGAATATTACTCCCCAGAGACTGATTTGGAGGAGAAAGCACACCTAGGAGTCATTCACTGGGTCTCCCTCGTGTTATACTGTTTGGCATTTGTTCTGGGCATTCCAGGAAATGCCGTTGTCATTTGGTGTACAGGATTCAAGTGGAAGAAGACAGTCACCACTCTCTGGTTCCTCAATCTAGCCATCgcagatttcatttttcttctcttcttgcccCTGTACATCTCCTATGTGGCCATGAATTTCCACTGGCCCTTTGGCATCTGGTTGTGCAAGGCCAATTCCTTCATTGCCCAGTTGAACATGTTTGCCAGTGTTTTCTTCCTGACGGTGATAAGCCTGGACCGCTATATCTACTTGATCCACCCTGTCTTATCTCATCGGTACCGGACCCTAAGGAACTCTCTGATTGTTATTATAGTTGTTTGGCTTTTGGCTTCACTAATGGGTGGTCCAGCCCTGTTTTTCCGGGACACTCTGGAGTTCAGTAACCACACTCTTTGCTATAACAACTTCCACGAGCATGATCCTGACCTCACGTTGATGAGGCATCATATTCTGACCTGGGTGAAAGTTACTGTTGGGTACATCTTCCCTCTTCTAACAATGAGCATTTGCTACTTGTGCCTCATCTTCAAGGTGAAGAAGCGAAGCATCCTGATCTCCAGTAAGCACTTCTGGACCATCCTGGCTGTGGTCACTGCCTTTTTGATTTGCTGGACTCCTTATCACCTGTTTAGCATTTGGGAGCTCACGATTCACCACAATAGCTATTTCCACCAGGTGCTGCAGGCCGGAATCCCCCTCTCCACTGGCTTGGCATTCCTCAATAGTTGCTTGAACCCCATCCTTTATGTCCTAATTAGTAAGAAGTTCCAAGCACGCTTTCGGGCCTCAGTTGCTGAGATACTAAAATATACGCTGTGGGAAGTGAGCTGTTCTGGCACAGTAAGCGAACAGCTCAGGAACTCTGAAACCAAGAATCTGTGTCTCCTGGAAACAGCCCAGTGA